From the genome of Solanum dulcamara chromosome 12, daSolDulc1.2, whole genome shotgun sequence:
TCACACCTCAGAAATTCAGAGTAAAGAAATAGGACACAGATACCATATTGTTCATCATAGCTAAGTGGAATATTTAGCATTCTAAGTGGAAAAAATTTGGTCAGTCTAGAGTGATGGAAAATCATGAAGCAAACAACAGAACATGGAATAAAATGGCCATAAATGGACAGACAGCAAGGTCATTATCATCCAACTGAACCTATATAAGCACATATAGACTAATTTCTCAATGGAAAACAACAATCTTTACACTTTCATATTCAAGCACATGAACTTCCAGAAGGATAAAAGACCAAGAAGGGAAAATCACGATAATGCACTATATTATCGAAAATGAGGTTTACATAACACTTTCAATGAAAGAACTTCCAATATCCAAAAATGCAAACCACTGTTCCATGATTACAGTGCTATTACTACAgaccaaaatattttttcataaaaatgaaaaagtaaaagaacAGTAAATGATAATTCATCCCAGCAAACCTAACTATCACTTCAGTGAACTCACAGTGTTAGGCTTCAAACCGCATAAATGACAGGACACATTCCACCAGAACTCAACTTCACAGCTCAAACTCCTCATCTCGAAGAGCCAACTCTGCagcttcttcttcctcctcgtCAAGAACAAAGTACTCATTCTTCTCCACTGGCCTAAACATGTAAAACATCACTATATAGAACGCTAAACTGGCAATCTCCTCGGCAGCATTTGCCACCCATTGATACTTATATGCAGCAATTGTCCTCAATGCGAACACAACAATCCTTGTGAAGTACAAGTATCCAATCACCACTATGTAAAACTGCCTAAATAAagtcaattttgacaaattcCTTGCAGCCTTCCCATCAGTCTTCGAAGTCTCCCTCAACGACCTAATCGACCAAACAATAGGAAAGATAATAGCACAACAACaaacaatatcaacaatcaaAAACACCTGATTCCAAGTCACCCAATCCCTAATAAATGGACCCGTTTCACCAATCACAACCGATGCCACATTGGCCAAAACCTGAAGTGGGATCACAATCATCAATACTTTCTTCTCCCTCTCTTGCAAAAATGGCTTCAAAAACGACCACCCAGTACCAATCAAAACAATCACAGTGAAAAGCAAAACAACACGAATCGActgaaaaatataaaacaacACATCCCAACCATGAGCAGTACCAGTAACCTTAACATAATGCTTATCCTCCGCCTCGAAAATCAAATTCAACGCCTTCATTACAACTAAAGCAGACATAAGCATATGAATCCGATGAACAGATTTCTTATTACGGAAACATACAGACAACCATAACCCCAAAAACCCAATATACACAAATGAAAACAGAAAATACAACGTGGGAAGCTGAGTAAGACCAGCAGAGAGATAGTCCCTCACTTGATTATCAAGATTATACAGTTCCGTACGGACATCCATGGATACTTTCGATTCAGGTGCACAATTTGCAAAGAAGAGAGAGTATTCATTGGGAGAAGTAACAGGGTAAGATCGGTTAAATGAAGAATTTGGGGGTGGAGAAAGATAACGGAAAGTGAACAAAAGATTGACGAATTTGGATTCTAGAACACAAAATGTCGGGTTTTGTTGGAGTTCAAGAAGGACCTGAATTAGGGCTTCTTCCGATAAGAGGAAAAACCCAAGCCGTGAAGGGTCCGGCAAGGCTAAGGTTGAGATAACAGAGACGGAAGAAACGCTGATGGCGGCTTGACCCGTATGTGTAAACCCGAACCGCTCGAAAAGGATCATTGCACGTGGATCGGAGGAGATTTTCAGCTTTTTTATCTCGCCGGTGGTGAACGAGACGAGacagaggaggaggaggaggaagggGAGGGGTAATTTCGTCattttgaaaaaatgaaaaCGGCGAGTGTGGTGGGTCAATGGTGGTTTACGGAGGAGGAGGACGGCAATGCCGGCGAGGATAACGGGCCGGAAAAGAGATGTGAGGGAATTTTACGAATTTTGGTAGTAGAGGCTGAAACGAAATGAATAAATGAGTAAAATTTATGGGAAGATATGAAGAAAATGACGGAATTAGCCTTTTGTATTAGATCTGGATCTTGTTTTGGAGAAAAAAGTTAACAATAGTAGTCTTTATTCTGAAGTTAACACCAAAGGATATGTGCGTTATTACTCTAACAAAGGTCAAACCAAATTGTAAATATCAATttggtgtgtttggtatggatttttcaaaaattttattattggtggaatcaaaattcaagaaaataattttcgGAAACAATcgaaaaagataatttttataagtgACATTTTATATTGATAGTCTCAGTATCACCAACTTGTTCCCACTAGGAGCAAATCAATCATAGTTTAAACTTTGTatttgtgtaaaaatattcataaaatatgtGTATATAATTCATCAAGAAATTAACTTagtaaataaaaaaagttaaaatttagaATTCATAAGCTTACAATTCTAAATCTAACTCTATCCACATCTCCTTCCTcccaaatatttatttggattttatataaatatttttgaaataaaagctttatttacatacatactAAATATCAAACAAAGTAAACATtcacatttttttcaaaaaacattTCCGTTTTTACCGAACACACATGTAAATGAATAGTAATATTCTCTTCGTCCTAATTTATGCATCATCTTTTGGATTtcgaatttcaaaaatatatttatttgaccctaattttttcatacttttgTTTTTAAGTATGATCTCTATCATCATCTTTATTTCCATTATCAATTTTTGTTAATCATTCTCTCCTCTTGCTCGACaaaccaacttcaaaccattaTCGTAATGTTCTTGGAAAGGCATATTTTAAATATAGAGGAGTGAAAGTTctttgtatattttttaatatcataaattatcaattattgtgacttaggcctcatttgttttcattaagatttaGATGTATGAATCTGAATGAACATTTGAATGATTAAGATGTTATCTTACGTTCTGAACAATGAATGATCAAGACTGTTTGTTTTTCAATatctgaatatatataatttattatatctacataataagaatactattcaaataaaaattagttaaatattaaaataattaatgaaataaaatcattatttgattaaaaaaatgaaacactTGTGTTTGCTAGTAATGGTGGAGATAGTTTGTAGAGGTGGTGTTAATGTAATAGTTGTTGTTAGTGATTAGTAATGATGGTGGTGAAAGTTGGGATGACAAAGACGGTTGATGTCGTGGTGACTGTTATAATGGTGTCGATTAATAGTGGTGTTGGTGATTGTAATGGTGAAGTTAGTTGATATTAGTAGTTAGTGGTGTTGATGGTGGTAACTGAATAATGTGTGGTGGTTAATAATGTGTTTTTAGTAGTTGATGACGGTACTAGTTATGATGTTGGAGCTTGTTAGTAGTAGAGATTTACCAGAGTGGTGGTAGTGACTGATAGTAGTGGTGGAGATGGCGGTGATGGTAGTGACGGAAGAATGTATGGTGGTAGTTGACGACGTGTTAATTGTGATGGAGAAATTTGTTGGGCGTAGAAATTGACTGTAGTAGTGGTGGGGGTGGAGGTGGAGGTGAAGGCGGCTACAGAGATGGGGTGGTGGCGGTAATTGACATGATTATATTGATGAAGAAGATAAGTGTGGTAGCAGTTGATAGTAATTGTTAGCAACAATGATGTTTGTGATGGCAGAGGTGGGTGATGGTAGACGACGGTAATGGTGGTTGACAATGATGGTGGTGGTGATGGTTGTGATGTCAGAGTGGCTGATGGTAAATGATGGTAATGGTAGTTGATAATGATGGTAGTGGTGGTGGTTGTGATGGAGGAGATGGGTAGTGGTGGTGGCTAGTGATTGTGGATAGAGTAATGGTGAATATTATCCACACAAGAATACATCTTATTGATATTAAGACTTTGTTTAAGATCTTAATGATTAACACCTATTCAAACCAATTAAGTACTTCAAATATTAGTGAAAACAAATGCACTTAATTAATAATCTAATGTCTAAACCATTCGTATTCAAACCTccattaagtgcaaacaaatgagaTCTTTTAGtactttttatgtaattttcaaatatgtaaattttattttaaaaaatttaaagatttcatgctcgaattcacaatcaaaattaaattgtttaactctcaaaattcaaataatgTCACAtgaattaaaacaaataaaagtaaTAAGAAAGATAGTCAGGAAATGGTCGTGCATGAAATGTACCTAAACAATACATCACACGTATGAATCCGTATGTATTATATTGAGATTTGAGAACTTAATATATTACGAAATTCTTATTATTGGTAAGTTTGAAGTTGGATTAAATTAGTTGCTCGTATATCCTAACTCCTAATTAGTTTGTACCTAAATTTATACATGATGAAAACATATTATctctatctcaatttatatgtcatatttgaaattttgagtcaaTCAAATTTTTTCATGCGcctattaaatatattaaattattaattattataatttataatatttttattattattattttcaaatatacaaattttatttttaaaaacttaaaacCTCTATTTCCGAATTCATGATCAaagttaaaaaatttaaatcttaaattttcaattataccacataaattctaattagatttttttttataattaatatgattattcattaaaattaaattaaattaaatcaacACAATCTTTTAAAATCAAAGCTCAGATATTCAAACAATTATACAAACAATAATATAAGTTGCAATTGCtcatatgattaaaaaaaataaaaaatgatcaaattgacggtgaaaaagaatttttttttacataaacaTGTACCAACTTGAGCTGGATTTCACCTTCTAGAACACTGTCCAGTTGTCCATACTCCATACTCAACTATAAGTACTCTTCATATCCTTCAAGATTTTCTCACCTTTTTTTTAATGGCGGTGTTGAAATTCGATTATTCAAGATTTATGAGTTGCGAGATTTATTTTTGAAGGCGGCatttttaataaaagaaaatttatattcAAAGTTTAAATTTGAAACGTCTTATTAAGCATAAAGAAATCTCAATCATTCCATTACGATCAGATGATTCCTTTAAGATTTTTTTGAAATCTAAAAATGAGATTCGAAGggctttattttttttaaagcaaAAATTCTTATAtcgatattattttataaaaagtactttgtttatttttaactcgaaaattaatattaaaaacaaTTAAGATTCAATAGATGTATTTTTAACATGAAAATTGATGTCAAGGATAATTGAGGTTTAATAtatgaaaaaagataaatttaaactattttcatGCGTTAGAGACATTTTAACTCTTCTCCTTAAAAGAAAATTGCATTTTATATTCAGAATTGGGCCAAAATTGCCTCTCTACTAATCCTGCCTATTCGtagtttaaataaaattaaatatcaagATTAAATTTGCTTGCTGGAAAGGTTTTATTTTAAATGGGGTCGAAAATTGGTTAAT
Proteins encoded in this window:
- the LOC129877392 gene encoding protein CANDIDATE G-PROTEIN COUPLED RECEPTOR 7-like is translated as MTKLPLPFLLLLLCLVSFTTGEIKKLKISSDPRAMILFERFGFTHTGQAAISVSSVSVISTLALPDPSRLGFFLLSEEALIQVLLELQQNPTFCVLESKFVNLLFTFRYLSPPPNSSFNRSYPVTSPNEYSLFFANCAPESKVSMDVRTELYNLDNQVRDYLSAGLTQLPTLYFLFSFVYIGFLGLWLSVCFRNKKSVHRIHMLMSALVVMKALNLIFEAEDKHYVKVTGTAHGWDVLFYIFQSIRVVLLFTVIVLIGTGWSFLKPFLQEREKKVLMIVIPLQVLANVASVVIGETGPFIRDWVTWNQVFLIVDIVCCCAIIFPIVWSIRSLRETSKTDGKAARNLSKLTLFRQFYIVVIGYLYFTRIVVFALRTIAAYKYQWVANAAEEIASLAFYIVMFYMFRPVEKNEYFVLDEEEEEAAELALRDEEFEL